In Cucurbita pepo subsp. pepo cultivar mu-cu-16 chromosome LG04, ASM280686v2, whole genome shotgun sequence, the following are encoded in one genomic region:
- the LOC111793334 gene encoding transcription factor GTE7-like: protein MARVPFSNLKSKPNTKKRKTNGEINNLQQMDGGLGNVSTQSHSDDESYIDRHHGSSNSEYTQYVSLNISSCSGRDLVVLKKRLLAELEQVRRFKNRLESVGIAFGTNCFKKSSKTKEINKQPKPLPRFGRDLQVSNLFEVKNLMKACSQILNKLMKQKYGSIFNKPVDVVGLRLHDYYDIVKRPMDLGTVKSKLARNLYNSPLDFAEDIRLTFNNAMLYNPKGHDVHVLAEQWLVKFEELFRTVSEKMDDLVQPDLYEEELQASSWNHVEEAKVEAPLSSSKPPSIQSPVKTPSPVRAPQVKPVVRQPKPKDPNKREMSLEEKHKLGVGLQGLPPEKMDQVIQIVKKRSGNLTQDGDEIELDIEAVDTETLWELDRLVTDWKKMMSKVKQQSLISDNANADSIKANNEISCANELNEAKTEAKTLRKGDMGEEDVDIGDEEMMPVGGFPPVEIENDAAAHASSSRSDSSSSSDSDDSSSSSGSDTEGSSSDSESDGDGDGHS from the exons ATGGCGAGAGTTCCGTTCTCGAACCTTAAATCTAAACCTAATACGAAAAAGAGGAAAACTAATGGTGAAATTAACAACCTCCAACAGATGGATGGAGGATTGGGCAACGTATCAACTCAATCACACTCGGATGATGAGTCTTACATCGATCGTCACCATGGATCTTCGAATTCCGAGTACACTCAATATGTGAGTTTAAATATATCTTCGTGTTCAGGGAGGGATTTGGTTGTTCTTAAGAAACGTTTACTCGCGGAGCTTGAACAAGTTAGGAGATTCAAGAATCGCCTTGAATCTGTCGGCATTGCTTTCGGAACTAATTGTTTCAAGAAATCGTCCAAGACTAAGGAGATTAACAAGCAGCCGAAGCCGCTGCCTAGATTCGGTAGAGATTTGCAGGTTTCCAATTTGTTTGAAGTTAAGAATCTGATGAAGGCTTGCTCTCAAATCTTGAACAAGTTGATGAAGCAGAAGTATGGTTCGATCTTCAACAAACCTGTGGATGTGGTTGGGCTGCGTCTCCATGATTATTATGATATTGTTAAGCGTCCTATGGATTTAGGGACTGTGAAATCTAAACTAGCTAGGAATTTATATAACTCACCGTTGGATTTTGCTGAAGATATTAGGCTAACCTTTAACAATGCCATGTTGTACAATCCAAAAGGTCATGATGTCCATGTCCTGGCTGAGCAGTGGTTGGTGAAATTTGAGGAATTGTTTCGCACTGTTAGTGAGAAGATGGACGACCTGGTGCAGCCAGACCTGTATGAGGAGGAATTGCAAGCCAGTTCTTGGAATCATGTAGAAGAGGCGAAGGTGGAAGCGCCATTGAGCTCATCGAAACCGCCTTCAATACAGTCGCCAGTGAAAACCCCATCACCAGTGCGGGCTCCTCAAGTGAAGCCTGTTGTAAGGCAGCCAAAGCCAAAGGATCCGAACAAAAGGGAGATGAGTTTGGAGGAGAAACACAAATTGGGAGTTGGGTTGCAGGGCTTGCCTCCTGAGAAAATGGACCAAGTGATACAGATTGTGAAGAAGAGGAGTGGAAATTTGACACAGGATGGGGACGAGATTGAGCTTGACATCGAGGCAGTTGATACCGAGACCCTTTGGGAACTCGACCGGCTGGTGACAGattggaagaaaatgatgagcaAAGTCAAGCAGCAATCCCTCATCAGTGACAATGCAAACGCTGATTCTATTAAAGCGAATAATGAG ATATCATGTGCAAATGAATTGAATGAGGCTAAAACAGAGGCAAAGACGCTTAGAAAAGGGGATATGGGTGAGGAAGATGTGGACATTGGGGACGAGGAGATGATGCCAGTGGGTGGTTTCCCTCctgttgaaattgaaaacgaTGCAGCTGCTCATGCTAGTAGTAGTAGGTCAGATAGCTCAAGTAGTTCAGACAGTGATGATTCTTCCTCCTCAAGTG GTTCTGATACAGAAGGTAGTTCCTCCGATAGCGAATCAGACGGTGACGGTGACGGTCATTCATAG
- the LOC111794077 gene encoding K(+) efflux antiporter 3, chloroplastic-like produces MGSNGSHCIQLGCIGFMSLDTMLEPVSCCQTSQSQIYSVVKQKNPLRAYSHTVHQHCGSSFNLHYSRSKKVAISSSIISCWRNDYSFLTIQSHNNATALNIKLVGRNGYNWYNHRHKPRQRSRMHAAIDVAAAVDVINDLGLDTLTFLAVTVIVVPLFRRIKASPILGFFFAGIVLNQFGVIRNLTDVKVLSEWGILFLLFEMGLELSFARLKALARFAFGMGLTQVMLSTIAFTAFELPPNGAIGTRILEFLFHARSDLVNIRSVDEAIVIGAALSLSSSAFVLQLLAEKGELATRFGSATLGILLLQDIAVVPLLVILPVLESQNLGTESIWPMLAQESLKALGGLGLLSLGGKLILRRVFEVVAEARSSEAFVALCLLTVAGTSLITQKLGFSDTLGAFLAGAILAETNFRTQIEADIRPFRGLLLGLFFVTTGTSIDTQLLFREWPNVLALLAGLIAIKTLIITAIGPRVGLTTQESVRIGFLLSQGGEFGFVVFSLANRLGVLPLELNKLLIIIVVLSMALTPLLNEAGRKASEYISEKYKTDDKAADTVNFDATEPVIIVGFGQMGQVLANFLSTPLVSGADGSSPGWPYVAFDIDLSVVKRSRKLGFPVLYGDGSRPAVLQSAGISSPKAVMVMITEKKATIEAVQKLRLAFPAIPIYARAKDVMHLLDLKNAGATDAILEDAETSLQLGSKLLKGLGVMSDQVSFLSQMVRNSMEVRAQDALDKSNEQELEIMKPLQIRVKDSIMTPESELSRLNSKEMDERKQEDLDGKGVLYCELDTEENSSDPDNMVQPPTPYITATDALEN; encoded by the exons ATGGGGT CCAATGGTTCTCACTGTATTCAACTTGGGTGTATTGGATTCATGAGCTTGGACACTATGTTGGAACCGGTGAGTTGCTGCCAGACCTCGCAGTCTCAG ATTTACAGTGTAGTTAAACAGAAGAATCCTTTAAGAGCCTACTCTCATACTGTTCATCAACATTGTGGATCTTCCTTCAACTTACATTATTCACGCTCGAAGAAAGTGGCCAtttcatcaagcatcataagtTGCTGGAGGAATGACTATTCTTTTCTCACTATACAATCCCACAACAATGCTACTGCGTTAAACATCAAATTAGTTGGACGAAATGGATACAATTGGTATAATCATAGGCATAAACCAAGGCAAAGATCAAGAATGCATGCAGCTATTGATGTTGCAGCTGCTGTGGATGTCATCAACGATTTAGGATTGGACACACTGACATTCCTAGCTGTGACTGTCATAGTTGTTCCTCTATTTAGGAGAATTAAAGCTAGCCCT ATTCTTGGTTTCTTCTTTGCTGGGATTGTACTTAATCAATTTGGTGTGATTAGAAATCTTACAGATGTTAAAGTTTTGTCCGAATGGGGAATACTTTTCCTG CTATTTGAGATGGGTTTGGAGCTTTCATTTGCGCGTCTAAAAGCTCTTGCAAGGTTTGCGTTCGGCATGGGTTTGACACAG GTCATGTTATCGACTATCGCTTTCACAGCGTTTGAACTTCCCCCTAATGGAGCTATTGGAACAAGGATTTTGGAGTTCCTTTTTCACGCCAGATCTGACTTG GTTAACATCAGAAGCGTCGATGAAGCGATTGTGATCGGTGCTGCCCTCTCTCTATCTTCTTCAGCGTTCGTCTTACAG CTTCTTGCAGAGAAAGGAGAGCTTGCAACAAGATTTGGGTCAGCAACTCTAGGGATACTTCTTCTTCAG GATATTGCTGTTGTCCCTCTCTTGGTCATACTTCCTGTTCTTGAGAGCCAG AATTTGGGCACGGAAAGTATCTGGCCAATGCTTGCACAAGAAAGTCTCAAGGCTTTAGGTGGACTCGGTCTGCTGTCCCTTGGAGGAAAGTTGATTCTTAGGCGAGTTTTCGAG GTCGTTGCGGAAGCAAGAAGCTCAGAGGCTTTTGTGGCTCTTTGCCTGCTGACCGTTGCTGGCACATCACTAATCACTCAGAAACTGGGCTTTAGTGACACG CTGGGAGCATTTTTGGCTGGAGCAATATTAGCAGAAACTAATTTCCGGACACAGATTGAAGCTGATATTAGGCCATTTAGGGGCTTGCTCCTCGGGTTATTCTTTGTTACGACCGGGACCTCCATTGATACGCAG CTCCTGTTTCGAGAATGGCCGAATGTCCTTGCCCTTTTGGCTGGTTTAATAGCCATCAAGACGCTTATAATAACAGCAATAGGTCCCCGTGTCGGTCTCACAACTCAAGAAAGTGTACGAATAGGATTTCTTCTATCGCAAGGAGGCGAGTTCGGGTTTGTAGTGTTTTCTCTGGCAAACAG GCTTGGAGTGTTACCACTTGAGTTAAACAAGCTACTCATCATTATTGTTGTCTTGTCAATGGCTCTAACCCCGTTGCTTAACGAAGCTGGACGAAAGGCATCTGAATACATCAGTGAAAAGTACAAGACAGACGAT AAAGCTGCAGACACGGTGAATTTCGACGCTACCGAACCTGTTATCATCGTTGGATTCGGTCAAATGGGTCAG GTCCTGGCAAATTTCTTATCTACACCTTTGGTATCTGGAGCTGATGGCAGCTCTCCTGGATGGCCTTATGTAGCGTTTGATATCGATCTTTCCGTAGTGAAG AGGTCAAGAAAACTTGGTTTTCCCGTTCTCTACGGAGACGGATCACGACCAGCAGTTCTGCAATCTGCTGGAATCTCTTCTCCAAAAGCTGTCATGGTTATGATCACGGAGAAGAAGGCAACAATCGAGGCTGTTCAAAAGCTCCGTCTCGCCTTCCCTGCG ATCCCGATTTACGCCCGAGCTAAAGACGTGATGCATCTGTTAGATTTAAAGAATGCCGGTGCGACGGATGCTATTCTCGAAGATGCTGAG ACTAGTTTACAACTTGGGTCAAAGCTTTTGAAAGGGCTCGGTGTCATGTCCGACCAAGTGTCGTTCCTTAGTCAGATGGTTCGAAACTCTATGGAAGTACGAGCACAAGATGCACTCGACAAATCCAACGAGCAAGAGTTAGAGATTATGAAACCACTGCAG ATACGTGTGAAGGACTCGATCATGACCCCGGAGAGCGAACTGTCGAGGCTGAACAGCAAAGAAATGGATGAAAGGAAGCAAGAAGATTTAGATGGAAAAGGAGTCCTGTACTGTGAACTTGATACAGAGGAAAACAGTTCAGATCCTGATAATATGGTACAGCCTCCAACCCCTTACATCACAGCCACTGATGCCTTAGAAAACTGA
- the LOC111793336 gene encoding peptide methionine sulfoxide reductase B5-like, whose protein sequence is MGFSILPISSRALLCKPTPFASLHSSHHSSFFKVHFESSSSSANPSSFAIYATCFGGAFGPRPRSFRAGRVLAMSSPNSVQKSEEEWRAILSPEQFRILRQKGTEYPGTGKYDKFYGEGVYHCAGCEAPLYMSNTKFFSGCGWPAFFDGIPGAIKRTPDPDGMRTEITCAACGGHLGHVFRGEGFRTPTNERHCVNSISLKFSPSP, encoded by the exons ATGGGCTTTTCCATTCTCCCAATTTCCTCCCGAGCTTTACTCTGCAAACCCACACCCTTCGCCTCTCTCCACTCTTCACACCATTCATCGTTCTTCAAAGTTCATTTTGAATCATCGTCTTCTTCGGCGAATCCTAGTTCTTTCGCCATTTATGCAACTTGTTTCGGTGGAGCTTTTGGTCCGAGACCTCGCAGTTTTCGTGCGGGCCGTGTTTTAGCTATGTCTTCGCCTAATTCCGTCCAGAAATCGGAGGAGGAGTGGCGAGCCATTCTCTCGCCGGAGCAGTTTCGAATTCTCCGGCAGAAAGGGACGGA GTATCCTGGAACTGGCAAATATGACAAATTCTATGGCGAGGGAGTTTATCACTGTGCAGGATGTGAGGCGCCTCTTTATATGTCGAACACAAAATTCTTTTCTGGTTGTGGCTGGCCAGCTTTCTTCGACGGTATTCCTGGAGCCATTAAACGCACC CCTGACCCTGATGGGATGAGGACTGAAATCACATGTGCCGCTTGTGGTGGTCATCTGGGTCATGTCTTTAGAGGAGAAGGCTTTCGAACACCCACAAATGAGCGCCATTGTGTCAATAGCATTTCACTCAAATTTTCACCCTCTCCATGA
- the LOC111793335 gene encoding uncharacterized protein LOC111793335: MDTYAYNTFLESGDSSSRSAEIDSETAPPWDDSAQLQNQNYKVKFLSSYGGKIHPRPHDNLLSYVGGETKIFAVDRSIKFASMIAKLSSLCDSDVTFKYQLPGEDLDALISVSNDDDLEHMMHEYDRLCRAPGKPARMRLFLFPVNQSPSFGSDGGRSDRERFVEVFSSGSNHGGEAPKQSVPNRVEFLFGLDKSGIAPPPPPPVALKLHNPVPEMVSPPIESVARPVPGDRITVSDPAVHPAEIQRQLQELQRLHISEQEEAAAYRRRGYGGNFHAPPGFQNPAGYWPEKQVSGGPDQPPVYMIHAPGAVYHSPQHPMARPVTSPPANQGYYAVQRMSSDVYREQPVYNVVQPPQPPYPATSSPSMPQQPSKVAAYPSGGATLAPDTGRPYTQVAYDSATGRQIYYTASGAAVVAPLPPPYLGVSAPVNGDIRTGAVGQDGKPKISQGSV; this comes from the coding sequence ATGGATACCTACGCTTACAACACTTTCCTCGAGTCCGGCGACTCCTCCTCACGCTCCGCCGAGATCGACTCCGAAACCGCCCCTCCCTGGGACGACTCTGCCCAGCTCCAGAACCAGAACTACAAGGTTAAGTTCCTGTCCAGCTACGGCGGAAAGATCCACCCCCGTCCTCACGACAACCTCCTTTCTTATGTCGGCGGCGAGACTAAGATCTTCGCCGTTGACCGCTCTATTAAGTTTGCCTCCATGATCGCGAAGCTTTCGTCTCTCTGTGACTCTGACGTTACCTTCAAGTATCAGCTCCCCGGCGAGGATCTGGACGCGTTGATTTCGGTTTCGAATGATGATGATCTCGAGCACATGATGCACGAGTACGATCGTCTCTGTCGGGCGCCAGGGAAGCCTGCTCGGATGCGGCTATTTCTGTTTCCGGTTAATCAGAGCCCTAGCTTTGGGTCCGATGGAGGTAGGTCCGATCGGGAGCGATTTGTGGAGGTTTTTAGTTCTGGTTCGAACCATGGAGGCGAGGCGCCTAAGCAATCTGTTCCAAATAGGGTGGAATTTCTGTTTGGTTTGGATAAGAGTGGAATCGcgcctcctccgccgccgcctgTGGCGTTGAAATTGCACAATCCGGTGCCGGAGATGGTTTCTCCGCCGATTGAATCTGTTGCTAGACCTGTTCCGGGAGATCGAATCACAGTATCAGATCCTGCCGTTCATCCGGCCGAGATTCAGAGGCAATTGCAGGAATTACAGAGGTTGCATATCAGCGAACAGGAGGAAGCCGCGGCGTATCGGAGGAGAGGCTACGGCGGTAATTTCCACGCGCCGCCGGGATTCCAGAACCCAGCCGGATACTGGCCGGAAAAGCAGGTTTCCGGCGGACCGGACCAACCGCCGGTGTACATGATTCACGCTCCCGGTGCAGTTTATCACTCGCCTCAACATCCGATGGCTCGACCGGTAACCTCTCCGCCGGCAAATCAAGGCTACTACGCCGTACAGCGTATGTCCTCGGATGTTTACCGCGAGCAACCGGTTTACAATGTCGTACAGCCTCCACAGCCGCCGTATCCAGCCACTTCATCACCGTCTATGCCACAACAACCTTCAAAGGTCGCTGCCTATCCCAGTGGGGGTGCGACTCTGGCGCCAGACACAGGACGACCGTACACCCAGGTGGCCTACGACAGCGCCACCGGAAGACAAATATACTACACGGCCAGTGGAGCCGCCGTGGTTGCGCCACTGCCGCCGCCTTACCTGGGGGTGTCAGCGCCGGTGAATGGCGATATTAGAACAGGAGCAGTGGGGCAGGATGGGAAGCCAAAGATTTCGCAAGGTTCTgtttga